From Actinoplanes oblitus, a single genomic window includes:
- a CDS encoding LLM class flavin-dependent oxidoreductase yields MEIGLGLPVSDPVRLLEWARLAEEHQFATVALLDRLAYDNPEPLTALAVLAGATSRIRLQTEVLLGPLRSTALLAKQVATLDRMSEGRFVLGIGIGGREDDHAAAGVPIAERGRLLDTQLTDLRTIWRGEPYRAALAGQPRHLPEPNDAAAGGPGRNAQSSDVVGEEPHRGGRPGDESAGDSAPVARLGDVVGGDSALVARLGGVVGGDSAPVARLGDVVGGDSSRNAQPGGVVGESHRGGRPGDDERGSVGRGGRDDEQRGSWAGGSGAWIGPRTVKAGGPPILIGGFAPAALRRVARFADGFICAAPLDWAGGLVRTVEEQWAEAGRDGRPRLVCQINVAVGDAEMIARGRQAVADYYAFTGRPGWGAPLTDPVRIAETVAVYREFGADELVMYCYGDDPRQIEILADIVR; encoded by the coding sequence ATGGAAATCGGCCTTGGGCTGCCCGTCAGTGATCCGGTTCGGTTGCTGGAGTGGGCTCGGCTCGCCGAAGAACATCAGTTCGCCACGGTCGCGCTGCTGGACCGCCTGGCCTACGACAACCCGGAACCGCTGACCGCGCTCGCCGTGCTGGCCGGCGCGACAAGCCGGATCCGGCTGCAGACGGAGGTGCTGCTCGGGCCGCTGCGGTCCACCGCGCTGCTCGCCAAGCAGGTCGCGACGCTGGACCGGATGTCGGAGGGGCGGTTCGTCCTGGGCATCGGGATCGGCGGGCGCGAGGACGATCACGCGGCGGCCGGTGTGCCGATCGCCGAGCGAGGCCGCCTGCTCGACACCCAACTCACCGACCTGCGCACCATCTGGCGCGGCGAGCCTTACCGTGCCGCACTTGCCGGCCAGCCCCGTCACCTCCCGGAGCCAAACGACGCAGCGGCCGGCGGCCCCGGCCGCAACGCGCAGTCGAGCGATGTGGTGGGCGAGGAGCCCCATCGCGGCGGTAGGCCGGGCGACGAGTCGGCCGGCGACTCCGCTCCTGTCGCGCGGCTGGGCGATGTGGTGGGCGGCGACTCTGCTCTTGTCGCGCGGCTGGGCGGCGTGGTGGGCGGCGACTCTGCTCCTGTCGCGCGGCTGGGCGATGTGGTGGGCGGCGACTCCAGCCGCAACGCACAGCCGGGCGGCGTGGTGGGCGAGTCCCATCGCGGTGGCCGGCCGGGCGACGACGAGCGGGGGAGCGTCGGGCGGGGCGGCCGGGACGATGAGCAGCGGGGGAGTTGGGCCGGTGGCTCCGGGGCGTGGATCGGGCCGCGGACGGTCAAGGCGGGTGGGCCGCCGATTCTGATCGGTGGGTTCGCGCCCGCGGCGTTGCGGCGGGTGGCTCGGTTCGCGGACGGGTTCATCTGCGCGGCGCCGTTGGACTGGGCCGGGGGCTTGGTGCGTACCGTGGAAGAACAGTGGGCGGAAGCGGGCCGGGACGGCCGGCCGCGACTGGTTTGTCAGATCAACGTCGCGGTCGGTGACGCCGAGATGATCGCGCGTGGACGGCAGGCGGTGGCCGACTATTACGCCTTCACCGGGCGGCCCGGGTGGGGTGCGCCGCTGACCGATCCGGTGCGGATCGCCGAGACGGTCGCCGTCTATCGCGAGTTCGGCGCGGATGAGCTGGTCATGTACTGCTATGGCGATGACCCGCGGCAGATCGAGATCCTGGCCGACATCGTCCGGTGA
- a CDS encoding isochorismatase family protein has product MSRALIIVDVQNDFCEGGSLPVAGGAAVAKGISLVLAKAGERWDHVVATKDYHVDPGAHFSAHPDYVDSWPAHCVAGSSGADFHPELVTDRVEAIFHKGAHQAAYSGFEGHTESGDDLAGWLRAKGVTDVEVVGIATDHCVRATALDAAAAGFATTVLLELTAGVARATTDAALAQFRTASVATTGTPIVAPA; this is encoded by the coding sequence ATGTCTCGCGCGCTGATCATCGTGGACGTGCAGAACGACTTCTGCGAGGGCGGCTCGCTGCCGGTCGCCGGCGGCGCCGCCGTCGCCAAGGGGATCTCGCTGGTGCTGGCCAAGGCCGGGGAGCGCTGGGACCACGTGGTCGCCACCAAGGATTACCATGTCGACCCGGGCGCGCACTTCAGCGCGCACCCGGACTACGTCGACTCGTGGCCGGCGCACTGCGTGGCCGGCTCGTCCGGCGCCGACTTCCACCCCGAGCTGGTCACCGACCGGGTCGAGGCGATCTTCCACAAGGGCGCGCACCAGGCGGCGTACTCCGGCTTCGAGGGCCACACCGAGAGCGGCGACGATCTCGCCGGGTGGCTGCGGGCCAAGGGGGTCACCGACGTCGAGGTGGTGGGCATCGCGACAGACCATTGCGTACGCGCGACAGCGCTCGACGCGGCCGCCGCCGGCTTCGCGACGACGGTCCTGCTGGAGCTGACCGCCGGGGTGGCCCGGGCGACGACGGATGCCGCCCTCGCCCAGTTCCGCACCGCCTCGGTCGCCACGACGGGCACCCCGATCGTCGCCCCGGCCTGA
- a CDS encoding nicotinate phosphoribosyltransferase — translation MNTTGPALMTDHYELTMISAALKDGTADRQCVFEVFARRLPTGRRYGVVAGTDRLIDLIAGFRFDPAEIDYLRSSGVIDEPTAKWLADYHFTGEIEGYAEGELFFPGSPILTVSGKFAECVVLETLILSVLNHDCAIAAAAARMVTAARGRPIIEMGSRRTHEHAAVAAARAAYLAGFASTSNLAAGRAYRIPTTGTSAHAFTLLHDDEPAAFGSQVAALGKNTTLLVDTYDISQGIRNAIAIAGPDLRAVRIDSGDLSVLAQHSRELLDSLGATETKIIVSGDMDEYSIATLAAEPVDMYGAGTAVVTGSGAPTAGLVYKLVEVAGRPVVKRSENKATVGGRKTAVRRHKPTGTATEEIIVSQGVPDHQANDRLLQRTYIAAGEPQPRPTLQESRDHLRQCLISIPWEGLKLSAGDPAIPVVIIPTA, via the coding sequence GTGAATACGACCGGGCCGGCTCTGATGACCGATCACTACGAGCTGACCATGATCAGCGCCGCCCTCAAGGACGGCACCGCGGATCGGCAGTGCGTCTTCGAGGTCTTCGCCCGCCGCCTGCCCACCGGCCGGCGGTACGGCGTGGTCGCCGGCACCGACCGATTGATCGACCTGATCGCCGGTTTCCGCTTCGACCCGGCCGAGATCGACTATCTGCGCTCGTCCGGCGTGATCGACGAGCCCACCGCGAAATGGCTGGCCGACTACCATTTCACCGGCGAGATCGAGGGGTACGCGGAGGGCGAGCTGTTCTTCCCCGGCTCACCGATCCTCACCGTCTCCGGCAAGTTCGCCGAGTGCGTGGTCCTGGAGACGCTGATCCTCTCGGTGCTCAACCACGACTGCGCGATAGCCGCCGCCGCCGCCCGGATGGTCACCGCCGCCCGGGGCCGCCCGATCATCGAGATGGGCTCCCGGCGCACCCACGAGCACGCCGCGGTCGCCGCCGCCCGGGCCGCCTACCTGGCCGGCTTCGCCTCCACGTCCAACCTGGCGGCCGGCCGCGCCTACCGGATCCCGACCACCGGCACCTCGGCGCACGCGTTCACGCTGCTGCACGACGACGAGCCGGCGGCGTTCGGCTCCCAGGTGGCCGCGCTCGGGAAGAACACCACGCTGCTGGTCGACACGTACGACATCAGCCAGGGCATCCGCAACGCGATAGCGATCGCCGGGCCCGACCTGCGCGCCGTCCGGATCGACTCCGGCGACCTGTCGGTGCTGGCCCAGCACTCCCGCGAGTTGCTCGACTCGCTCGGCGCCACCGAGACCAAGATCATCGTTTCGGGTGACATGGACGAGTACTCGATCGCCACGCTCGCCGCCGAGCCGGTCGACATGTACGGCGCCGGCACCGCCGTGGTCACCGGCTCCGGCGCGCCCACCGCCGGCCTGGTCTACAAGCTGGTCGAGGTGGCCGGCCGGCCGGTCGTCAAGCGCTCGGAGAACAAGGCGACGGTCGGCGGCCGCAAGACCGCGGTGCGCCGCCACAAGCCCACCGGCACCGCCACCGAGGAGATCATCGTCTCCCAGGGCGTGCCCGACCACCAGGCCAACGACCGGCTGCTGCAGCGCACCTACATCGCCGCCGGCGAGCCGCAGCCACGGCCCACCCTGCAGGAGTCCCGCGACCACCTGCGGCAGTGCCTGATCTCCATCCCGTGGGAGGGCCTCAAGCTCTCCGCGGGCGACCCGGCCATCCCGGTCGTCATCATTCCCACCGCCTAG
- the clpS gene encoding ATP-dependent Clp protease adapter ClpS, which produces MALPQVAPVETPEIQEVPAEDRPWVTIVWDDPVNLMSYVTWVFQKLFGFSKEKAERLMMDVHTKGKAVVSTGARERMEMDANQLHGYGLWATVDRA; this is translated from the coding sequence ATGGCGTTGCCTCAGGTTGCTCCCGTCGAGACGCCGGAGATCCAGGAAGTACCGGCCGAGGACCGGCCGTGGGTGACCATCGTCTGGGACGATCCGGTCAACCTGATGTCGTACGTGACCTGGGTCTTCCAGAAGCTCTTCGGATTCAGCAAGGAAAAGGCCGAGAGGCTGATGATGGACGTGCACACCAAGGGCAAGGCGGTGGTTTCCACCGGCGCCCGGGAGCGCATGGAGATGGACGCCAACCAACTGCACGGATACGGTCTCTGGGCAACTGTGGACCGAGCCTGA
- a CDS encoding DUF2017 domain-containing protein, producing MFRRSGGQCVATFAHDEVRVLRKVAAEVVGLLTDGMDHTDPVVGRLFPDIYPERPEDSQEFRLYTEGDLKTAKIDQAGAILAALPDEGEGEVRLDGEAAEAWLRAINDARLAMGTRLDIQADTDLAEELDDAVLEDPGSSRVFQLSVYAYLGYLQESLLNALPEIK from the coding sequence ATGTTCCGACGCAGCGGCGGTCAGTGTGTGGCCACGTTCGCCCATGACGAGGTGCGTGTCCTGCGGAAGGTGGCCGCCGAGGTGGTGGGTCTGCTGACCGACGGGATGGATCACACCGACCCGGTGGTCGGCCGCCTCTTCCCGGACATCTATCCGGAGCGGCCGGAGGACTCGCAGGAGTTCCGGCTGTACACCGAGGGTGACCTGAAAACCGCCAAGATCGACCAGGCCGGCGCGATCCTGGCCGCGCTCCCCGACGAGGGTGAGGGCGAGGTGCGCCTGGACGGCGAGGCCGCCGAGGCCTGGCTGCGGGCGATCAACGACGCCCGGCTGGCGATGGGCACCCGGCTCGACATCCAGGCGGACACCGACCTGGCCGAGGAGTTGGACGACGCGGTGCTGGAGGATCCGGGTTCCAGCCGGGTGTTCCAGCTGTCCGTCTACGCGTACCTCGGCTACCTGCAGGAATCCCTGCTCAACGCGCTGCCGGAGATCAAGTAG
- a CDS encoding MoaD family protein, which produces MAIEVRVPTILRSYTGGSKIVEGAGDTLTALIDDLDAKHNGIKGRLITPEGGLHRFVNIYVNDEDVRFLGALDAKLNDGDSITILPAVAGGALGFAAAAAFFGR; this is translated from the coding sequence ATGGCTATCGAAGTTCGCGTCCCCACCATCCTGCGCAGCTACACCGGCGGCTCCAAGATCGTTGAGGGCGCCGGCGACACCCTGACCGCGCTGATCGACGACCTGGACGCCAAGCACAACGGCATCAAGGGCCGGCTGATCACCCCCGAGGGCGGCCTGCACCGCTTCGTCAACATCTACGTCAACGACGAGGACGTCCGGTTCCTCGGTGCGCTCGACGCGAAGCTGAACGACGGCGACTCGATCACCATCCTGCCGGCCGTGGCCGGTGGCGCCCTGGGCTTCGCCGCGGCCGCCGCCTTCTTCGGGCGCTAA
- a CDS encoding PLP-dependent cysteine synthase family protein — MARFESLLDACGGTPLVGLPRLSPVVPEGAPPVRLWAKLEDRNPTGSIKDRAALFMVREAEESGHLRPGDTILEPTSGNTGIALAMVAKLRGYRLVCVMPENVSAERVQLLRMYGAEIIFSPAAGGSNQAVATAKQIAAEHPDWKMLFQYGNPANARAHYETTGPELLHDLPTITHFVAGLGTTGTLMGTGRFLKEKVEGIQIIAAEPRYGELVYGLRNIDEGYVPELYDASVLTRRFSVGTRDAVLRTRQLVEVEGIFAGFSSGAILHAALAVAHEAVKAGKRADVAFVIADGGWKYLSTGAYGGTLNDAEEALEGQLWA, encoded by the coding sequence ATGGCTCGCTTCGAGAGCCTGCTGGACGCGTGCGGGGGCACGCCGCTCGTCGGCCTGCCCCGCCTCTCCCCGGTGGTGCCCGAAGGGGCGCCGCCGGTGCGGCTCTGGGCCAAGCTGGAGGACCGCAACCCGACCGGCAGCATCAAGGACCGTGCCGCGCTCTTCATGGTGCGCGAGGCCGAGGAGTCCGGGCATCTCCGCCCGGGCGACACCATCCTCGAGCCGACCAGCGGGAACACCGGCATCGCCCTGGCCATGGTGGCCAAGCTGCGCGGTTACCGGCTGGTCTGCGTGATGCCGGAGAACGTGTCGGCCGAGCGCGTCCAGCTCCTCCGGATGTACGGCGCGGAGATCATCTTTTCGCCGGCCGCCGGCGGGTCGAACCAGGCGGTGGCCACCGCCAAGCAGATCGCCGCCGAGCACCCCGACTGGAAGATGCTCTTTCAGTACGGCAACCCGGCGAACGCCCGCGCGCACTACGAGACCACCGGTCCCGAGCTGCTGCACGACCTCCCCACGATCACGCACTTCGTGGCCGGCCTGGGTACCACCGGCACCCTGATGGGCACCGGCCGGTTCCTCAAGGAGAAGGTCGAGGGCATCCAGATCATCGCCGCCGAGCCGCGGTACGGCGAGCTGGTCTACGGCCTGCGCAACATCGACGAGGGCTACGTCCCGGAGCTGTACGACGCCAGTGTCCTGACCCGCCGTTTCTCGGTCGGTACCCGGGACGCGGTGCTGCGGACCCGTCAGCTGGTCGAGGTGGAGGGCATCTTCGCCGGTTTCTCTAGCGGCGCGATCCTGCACGCCGCGCTGGCGGTGGCGCACGAGGCGGTCAAGGCCGGCAAGCGCGCCGACGTCGCCTTCGTGATCGCCGACGGCGGCTGGAAATACCTGTCCACGGGTGCCTACGGCGGCACGCTGAACGACGCCGAAGAGGCCCTCGAAGGGCAGCTGTGGGCCTAG
- a CDS encoding MBL fold metallo-hydrolase translates to MRLTVLGCAGSFPGPESACSAYLVEAEGFRLLIDFGSGALSALQRYSDMRSIDAILLTHLHCDHMLDACTYVVVRRYDPAGPLPPLPVYAPLGAAERIAAAYSAEGEPVDDVYTFYGLQPGTFPIGPLTVTVDRVNHPVETYGVRIEHNGRVIAYSSDTAPCEALLRLAAGADLFLCEASYMDGVPNPPDLHLTGGEAGEAATKADVARLLLTHLVPAWASEAAIVEAAGAAYAGPVEVVRPGARYDL, encoded by the coding sequence ATGCGACTAACCGTTCTCGGATGTGCCGGCAGTTTCCCCGGCCCCGAGTCGGCTTGTTCGGCCTATCTCGTGGAAGCCGAGGGATTCCGCCTGCTGATCGACTTCGGGTCGGGAGCGCTCTCCGCCCTGCAGCGGTACTCGGACATGCGGTCGATCGACGCCATTCTCCTCACCCACCTGCACTGCGACCACATGCTGGACGCGTGCACCTACGTCGTGGTCCGGCGGTACGACCCGGCCGGCCCGCTGCCGCCCCTGCCGGTGTACGCGCCGCTGGGTGCCGCCGAGCGGATCGCCGCCGCGTACAGCGCCGAGGGCGAGCCGGTCGACGACGTCTACACGTTCTACGGTTTGCAGCCCGGCACGTTCCCGATCGGCCCGCTGACGGTCACCGTCGATCGGGTCAACCATCCGGTCGAGACCTACGGCGTCCGGATCGAGCACAACGGGCGGGTGATCGCCTACTCCTCGGACACCGCTCCCTGTGAGGCGTTGCTGCGCCTGGCCGCCGGCGCCGACCTGTTCCTCTGCGAGGCCAGCTACATGGACGGCGTGCCGAACCCGCCGGACCTGCACCTGACCGGCGGTGAGGCGGGTGAGGCGGCCACCAAGGCGGATGTGGCCAGGTTGCTGCTGACCCATCTCGTTCCGGCGTGGGCCAGCGAGGCGGCTATCGTCGAGGCGGCCGGCGCGGCGTACGCGGGACCGGTCGAAGTCGTCCGCCCGGGGGCCAGATACGATCTCTGA
- a CDS encoding glycosyltransferase produces MRIVRLANFVTVHTGGLRTTLRELGKGYQRAGHEAVLIIPGRQFKDRQLRQGRVITLPSAPIPRTGGHRVLAGRRELAKLLDSLKPDRIEVSDRTTLRWTGNWARQRGVRSMMVSHESLAGLLGVWGMPKRDALADRLNRRTAEAFDTIVCTTAYAAAEFRRLGVPNLVEVPLGVDLDVFHPSRLDIGVRSRYARPEELLIVYASRLSAAKRPELAVDTVAALRTGKVPAVLVVAGDGTRRAALAYRAARLPVRFAGHISERKDVAALLASADVVVAPGPVETFGLSALEALACGTPVVVDEQSALSEVIGDAGVAVAGNPDAFADGVSQLMARPRDERRAAARARAEQFGWARSVAGFLRAHDVQPAEVPVEAPALIRPAVPRPRLLREPGADEAGAPRYA; encoded by the coding sequence ATGCGCATAGTCCGCCTGGCCAACTTCGTCACGGTCCATACCGGTGGCCTGCGGACCACCCTGCGCGAGCTCGGCAAGGGTTATCAGCGAGCCGGCCACGAGGCCGTGCTGATCATCCCCGGGCGGCAGTTCAAGGACCGGCAGCTGCGCCAGGGGCGGGTGATCACCCTGCCCAGCGCGCCCATCCCACGCACCGGCGGCCACCGGGTGCTGGCCGGCCGGCGCGAGCTGGCCAAGCTGCTGGACAGCCTGAAACCGGACCGGATCGAGGTCTCCGACCGCACCACGCTGCGCTGGACCGGCAACTGGGCCCGGCAGCGCGGGGTCCGGTCGATGATGGTCTCGCACGAGAGCCTGGCCGGCCTGCTCGGCGTCTGGGGCATGCCGAAACGGGACGCCCTCGCCGACCGGCTGAACAGGCGTACCGCCGAGGCGTTCGACACCATCGTCTGCACCACCGCGTACGCGGCCGCCGAGTTCCGCCGGCTGGGCGTGCCCAACCTGGTCGAGGTGCCGCTCGGCGTCGACCTCGACGTGTTCCACCCGAGCCGGCTCGACATCGGGGTCCGCTCCCGGTACGCGAGGCCGGAGGAACTGCTCATCGTCTACGCCAGCCGGCTGTCCGCGGCGAAACGGCCGGAGCTGGCGGTGGACACGGTGGCCGCGCTGCGTACCGGAAAGGTCCCGGCCGTGCTGGTGGTGGCCGGCGACGGCACCCGGCGCGCCGCCCTCGCCTACCGGGCCGCCCGGCTGCCGGTCCGGTTCGCCGGGCACATCTCCGAGCGCAAGGACGTCGCCGCGCTGCTCGCCTCGGCCGACGTGGTGGTCGCGCCCGGCCCGGTGGAGACCTTCGGGCTCTCCGCGCTGGAGGCGCTCGCCTGCGGCACCCCGGTGGTGGTCGACGAGCAGAGCGCGCTGTCCGAGGTGATCGGCGACGCCGGCGTCGCGGTGGCCGGCAACCCGGACGCGTTCGCCGACGGTGTTTCCCAGCTGATGGCCCGGCCGCGCGACGAGCGCCGGGCCGCGGCCCGGGCCCGGGCCGAGCAGTTCGGCTGGGCCCGATCGGTGGCCGGCTTCCTGCGGGCGCACGACGTGCAGCCGGCCGAGGTGCCGGTGGAGGCGCCCGCGCTGATCCGGCCGGCGGTCCCTCGGCCGCGTTTGTTGCGGGAGCCCGGGGCGGACGAAGCCGGCGCACCCCGTTACGCATAG
- the rph gene encoding ribonuclease PH, translating to MARPDGRSADQLRPVTLTRRWSIHPEGSVLVEFGNTRVLCTASVTEGVPRWRKGSGLGWLTAEYAMLPRATNTRGDRESVKGKVGGRTQEISRLIGRSLRASIDLKALGENSIVLDCDVLQADGGTRTAAITGAYVALHDAVTWLAGRKALAGKPEKVLHSSIQAVSVGIIDGEARLDLPYEEDVAAEVDMNVVCTGAGDFVEVQGTGENGVFKRAQLDAMLDLGLRGCAELAIAQQKALAQ from the coding sequence ATGGCGCGTCCCGACGGCCGTTCGGCCGACCAGTTGCGACCGGTGACCCTGACCCGGCGGTGGAGTATCCATCCCGAAGGTTCGGTCCTGGTGGAGTTCGGCAACACCCGAGTGCTCTGCACCGCCAGCGTCACCGAGGGGGTGCCCCGCTGGCGCAAAGGCTCCGGCCTGGGCTGGCTGACCGCGGAGTACGCGATGCTCCCGCGCGCCACCAACACCCGCGGTGACCGGGAGAGCGTCAAGGGCAAGGTCGGCGGGCGGACCCAGGAGATCTCCCGGCTGATCGGGCGGAGCCTGCGCGCCAGCATCGACCTCAAGGCGCTCGGGGAGAACTCGATCGTCCTGGACTGCGACGTGCTGCAGGCCGACGGCGGCACCCGGACCGCGGCGATCACCGGGGCCTACGTCGCGCTGCACGACGCCGTCACCTGGCTGGCCGGCCGCAAGGCGCTGGCCGGCAAGCCGGAGAAGGTGCTGCACTCCTCGATCCAGGCGGTCAGCGTCGGGATCATCGACGGCGAGGCGCGGCTCGACCTGCCCTATGAGGAGGACGTCGCCGCCGAGGTCGACATGAACGTGGTGTGCACCGGCGCCGGCGACTTCGTCGAGGTGCAGGGCACCGGGGAGAACGGCGTGTTCAAGCGCGCCCAGCTGGACGCCATGCTCGACCTCGGCCTGCGCGGCTGCGCCGAGCTGGCGATCGCGCAGCAGAAGGCGTTGGCCCAGTGA
- the rdgB gene encoding RdgB/HAM1 family non-canonical purine NTP pyrophosphatase, translated as MSARLLLATANKKKLVELQRILDAALGMHQIELVGLGDFPDYPDVPETGLTFGENALIKAREGAKRTGLPTVADDSGLAVTALNGMPGVFSARWSGAHGDDAANLDLVLAQIGDVGDEHRGAAFVCAAALVLPNGREHLVEGRQTGRLLRSRRGDGGFGYDPIFVGDGQERTNAELSPAEKDAISHRGKAFRELAKVIAKELPR; from the coding sequence GTGAGCGCCCGTCTGCTGCTCGCCACGGCGAACAAGAAGAAGCTCGTCGAGCTGCAGCGCATCCTGGACGCCGCGCTCGGCATGCACCAGATCGAGCTGGTCGGCCTGGGCGACTTCCCGGATTACCCGGACGTCCCGGAGACCGGCCTCACCTTCGGCGAGAACGCGCTGATCAAGGCGCGGGAGGGCGCGAAGCGTACCGGCCTGCCGACCGTCGCCGACGACTCCGGCCTGGCGGTCACCGCGCTCAACGGGATGCCCGGCGTGTTCAGTGCCCGCTGGTCCGGCGCGCACGGCGACGACGCCGCCAATCTGGACCTGGTGCTGGCCCAGATCGGTGACGTCGGCGACGAGCACCGCGGCGCCGCGTTCGTCTGCGCCGCCGCCCTGGTCCTGCCGAACGGGCGGGAGCACCTGGTCGAGGGCCGGCAGACCGGGCGGCTGCTGCGCTCCCGGCGCGGCGACGGCGGTTTCGGCTACGACCCGATCTTCGTCGGCGACGGCCAGGAGCGCACCAACGCCGAGCTGAGCCCGGCCGAGAAGGACGCGATCAGCCACCGGGGCAAGGCGTTCCGCGAGCTGGCCAAGGTGATCGCCAAGGAACTGCCCCGCTGA
- a CDS encoding MurR/RpiR family transcriptional regulator, protein MPVTGERVLDLFQGARLTPTQRRIAQILVEHSGKAAYLSAAEVAGLAGVSQPSVTRFAMALGYPGYPALRRELRALAAGAPSEPAGRNGMQRAVLAEAEHLRRLAEDLGQLDDVREAATILAASRPLPVLGLRAAAPLAAYFGYFAAKVFPDVRLLDGGGTGLLDRLDQARAAGASALLAMVLPRYPRESVTAIREARSAGFTVVAITDSAVSPITEVADLVLPAVVGTRLVFDLHTGPMTMAMVLLEAMCDTAPEPVHRRLEEFEAAAAQRHLFVA, encoded by the coding sequence GTGCCGGTGACTGGGGAGCGGGTGCTCGACCTGTTTCAGGGAGCGCGCCTGACGCCGACGCAGCGGCGGATCGCGCAGATTCTGGTGGAGCATTCCGGGAAAGCGGCCTACCTGTCGGCGGCCGAGGTGGCCGGGCTGGCCGGGGTGAGCCAGCCGTCGGTGACCCGGTTCGCGATGGCGCTGGGCTACCCGGGATATCCGGCGTTGCGGCGGGAGCTGCGGGCCCTCGCCGCCGGGGCGCCGAGCGAGCCGGCCGGGCGGAACGGGATGCAGCGCGCGGTGCTGGCCGAGGCCGAGCACCTGCGGCGGCTGGCGGAGGACCTGGGGCAGCTGGATGACGTACGCGAGGCCGCGACGATCCTGGCCGCCAGCCGGCCGTTACCGGTCCTCGGCCTGCGGGCGGCGGCGCCGCTCGCGGCGTACTTCGGGTACTTCGCGGCGAAGGTCTTCCCGGACGTGCGGCTGCTCGACGGTGGCGGCACCGGGCTGCTGGACCGGCTGGACCAGGCGCGGGCCGCGGGCGCCTCGGCGCTGCTGGCGATGGTGCTGCCGCGGTATCCGCGGGAGTCGGTGACGGCGATCCGGGAGGCGCGCTCGGCCGGGTTCACGGTGGTGGCGATCACCGACTCGGCGGTCAGCCCGATCACCGAGGTGGCGGACTTGGTGCTGCCCGCTGTGGTCGGCACGCGTCTGGTGTTCGACCTGCACACCGGGCCGATGACGATGGCCATGGTGCTGCTCGAGGCGATGTGTGACACCGCACCGGAACCGGTGCACCGCCGCCTGGAGGAGTTCGAGGCGGCGGCGGCACAGCGGCATCTGTTCGTGGCGTGA
- a CDS encoding MOSC domain-containing protein has protein sequence MRIAELHTYPVKGGHRLDHDEVVVEPWGLTGDRRWMMIDPDGVGITQRDTARLTQFAVHPRPGGLRLTAPGLPGLDLDEPVDGPKVGVHVFRNKPEVPARLSVAGSAWCAEFLGRDARLVWQADPTGRTIPEFALPADRVSLADGYPVLLANAASLDAVNDWLAEDGDDPVPIHRFRPNLVVEGAPAWAEDDWLGGRLRIGELTFRVAKHCARCRVTTIDQETGEAGRQPLRVLGRHRRIDGGLMFAVNLIPDLAAGVTAVLRIGDAVTPME, from the coding sequence ATGCGGATCGCTGAGCTGCACACGTACCCGGTCAAGGGCGGTCACCGGCTGGACCACGACGAGGTGGTGGTCGAGCCGTGGGGCCTGACCGGCGACCGCCGCTGGATGATGATCGACCCGGACGGCGTCGGCATCACCCAGCGCGACACCGCGCGCCTCACCCAGTTCGCCGTGCACCCGCGCCCCGGTGGTCTCCGGCTCACCGCTCCCGGCCTGCCCGGCCTGGACCTGGACGAGCCGGTCGACGGGCCGAAGGTCGGCGTGCACGTGTTCCGCAACAAGCCCGAGGTCCCGGCCCGGCTCAGCGTGGCCGGCAGCGCGTGGTGCGCCGAGTTCCTCGGCCGCGACGCCCGGCTGGTCTGGCAGGCCGACCCGACCGGGCGGACCATCCCGGAGTTCGCGCTGCCCGCCGACCGGGTCAGCCTGGCCGACGGCTACCCGGTGCTGCTGGCCAACGCCGCGTCCCTGGACGCGGTGAACGACTGGCTGGCCGAGGACGGTGACGACCCGGTCCCGATCCACCGGTTCCGGCCCAACCTGGTGGTCGAGGGCGCGCCCGCCTGGGCCGAGGACGACTGGCTGGGCGGGCGGCTGCGGATCGGCGAGCTGACCTTCCGGGTGGCCAAGCACTGCGCGCGCTGCCGGGTCACCACGATCGACCAGGAGACCGGGGAGGCCGGCCGGCAACCGCTGCGCGTGCTCGGCCGGCACCGGCGGATCGACGGCGGCCTGATGTTCGCGGTCAACCTGATCCCGGACCTGGCGGCCGGGGTCACCGCGGTGTTGCGGATCGGCGACGCGGTGACACCGATGGAGTGA